A window of the Microvirga terrae genome harbors these coding sequences:
- a CDS encoding DoxX family protein — MGEDRGSGVNGILLLNRLLLAGCFLPVAIGRLSNISGLAAALTLKGMPYGDVVATLIVLAEVFGPLALIFGFAPRLSASVLIAALVVTTGTQHRFWDYAGLNRQTEQAVFLSHLGVLAALLFYALVGPGAWSWQGWWRGLNGKAKPAKGKKRQPSRPRAPKPRPTPVRPAAEEEELADAA; from the coding sequence ATGGGCGAGGACAGGGGATCGGGCGTCAACGGGATTCTGCTGCTGAACCGCCTGCTGCTGGCCGGCTGCTTCCTCCCGGTCGCCATCGGCCGCCTCTCAAACATTTCCGGGCTCGCCGCCGCCCTGACCCTGAAGGGCATGCCCTACGGCGACGTGGTGGCGACCCTGATCGTGCTCGCTGAGGTCTTTGGTCCCCTGGCCCTCATCTTCGGCTTCGCGCCGCGCCTGAGCGCCTCCGTTCTGATCGCCGCCCTGGTGGTGACGACCGGCACCCAGCACCGCTTCTGGGACTATGCCGGCCTCAACCGCCAGACGGAGCAGGCGGTGTTCCTCTCCCATCTCGGGGTCCTGGCCGCTCTCCTGTTCTACGCCCTCGTGGGGCCGGGAGCCTGGAGCTGGCAGGGCTGGTGGCGGGGGCTGAACGGCAAGGCCAAGCCGGCCAAGGGCAAGAAGAGGCAGCCGTCCCGTCCACGTGCGCCCAAGCCGCGTCCCACGCCCGTCCGCCCTGCGGCCGAGGAGGAAGAACTGGCGGACGCCGCGTGA
- a CDS encoding LolA family protein — translation MLHSSVRSLLALAVALACASPAAAQQSPDPLTRFLDGIFKKPQAPAGSTPQQAAPQAAPQQPAPRPQAQPQARTQPPTAKPNSTAQKPQTPPQRTAQPQPSSKPQPAPQTAAKPEPPRAPVTEKAETKPAAVPEPQKPAPEPPVQAAEPAKPAPPPPAKVAEPPKPARATPAQTVSAPTSVAAPSSAPTPTSPPGPRTPEEGLDRVNAYFNSLDVMSAYFVQKNPNGQQAEGTLSMRRPGQFHFAYAPPSTLEVISDGRNVAIRDKKLGTNDVYPVGQTPLKFLVQDNIDLARDTKVRDVQVGRDGVVTVRFDDSATLGGTSKITLRYDSRANTLKQWTIIDAQGYETSVTLSGVNATYRRDARAGQ, via the coding sequence ATGCTTCATTCGTCCGTGCGTAGTCTCCTTGCTCTTGCCGTCGCACTTGCGTGCGCGTCTCCGGCCGCGGCCCAGCAATCCCCCGATCCCCTGACCCGCTTCCTCGACGGCATCTTCAAGAAGCCGCAGGCCCCCGCCGGGAGCACCCCCCAACAGGCGGCTCCGCAGGCTGCTCCCCAGCAGCCCGCCCCACGGCCCCAGGCGCAGCCGCAGGCCAGGACGCAGCCGCCGACGGCCAAGCCGAACTCGACGGCTCAGAAGCCGCAGACCCCGCCCCAGCGGACCGCGCAGCCTCAGCCGAGCTCCAAGCCCCAGCCCGCGCCGCAGACGGCCGCGAAGCCCGAGCCGCCGCGAGCACCTGTAACCGAGAAGGCCGAGACGAAGCCGGCCGCCGTGCCGGAACCGCAGAAGCCGGCGCCCGAGCCCCCGGTTCAGGCGGCCGAACCGGCCAAGCCCGCCCCGCCGCCTCCGGCCAAGGTGGCGGAGCCGCCGAAGCCCGCCCGGGCGACACCCGCCCAGACCGTATCGGCGCCGACCTCGGTGGCCGCGCCTTCCTCGGCTCCGACGCCGACATCGCCGCCCGGGCCCCGCACGCCCGAGGAGGGGCTCGACCGGGTCAATGCCTATTTCAACAGCCTCGACGTGATGTCGGCCTATTTCGTCCAGAAGAACCCCAATGGCCAGCAGGCGGAGGGCACGCTCTCCATGCGCCGCCCGGGCCAGTTCCACTTCGCCTATGCGCCGCCCAGCACCCTCGAGGTGATCTCGGACGGGCGCAACGTGGCGATCCGCGACAAGAAGCTCGGCACCAACGATGTCTATCCGGTCGGGCAGACGCCTTTGAAGTTCCTCGTCCAGGACAACATCGACCTGGCGCGGGACACCAAGGTGCGCGACGTGCAGGTCGGGCGCGACGGCGTGGTGACGGTCCGGTTCGACGACAGCGCGACCCTCGGGGGCACCTCGAAGATCACCCTGCGCTACGACAGCCGGGCCAACACGCTCAAGCAATGGACCATCATCGACGCCCAGGGCTACGAGACCTCCGTGACCCTCTCGGGCGTCAACGCCACCTACCGCCGGGACGCGAGGGCCGGCCAGTAG
- a CDS encoding cystathionine gamma-synthase: MTARNQLHFATRCIHAGQSPDPTTGAVMMPIYATSTFAQESPGVHKGFEYARSQNPTRMAFERCIADLEGGAAAFAFSSGLAASATVLDMLEHGSHIVASDDLYGGTRRLFERVRRKSAGLDITYVDLGNPDAVKAALRPNTKLVWVETPTNPLLKLADLEAIAAAARGHGTWLVADNTFASPWVQRPLEFGFDIVVHSTTKYLNGHSDMVGGVVIVGQNPDIREKIAFLQNAVGSVSGPFDSFLALRGLKTLSLRMERHCTSALRIAQFLESHHGVDGVIYPGLASHPQHELAKRQMRGFGGIITARIAGGLEGATRFLERCQLFTLAESLGGVESLIEHPAIMTHASVPAEVRAELGIDDGLVRLSVGIEDADDLIEDLRSALS; this comes from the coding sequence ATGACCGCGCGCAACCAGCTCCATTTCGCAACCCGCTGCATCCATGCCGGCCAGTCGCCGGATCCCACCACCGGCGCGGTGATGATGCCGATCTACGCCACCTCGACCTTCGCGCAGGAGAGTCCCGGCGTTCACAAGGGCTTCGAATACGCCCGCTCGCAGAACCCGACCCGCATGGCGTTCGAGCGCTGCATCGCGGATCTCGAGGGCGGCGCAGCGGCCTTCGCCTTCTCGTCGGGCCTCGCGGCGAGCGCCACCGTGCTCGACATGCTGGAGCACGGCTCGCATATCGTCGCCTCCGATGACCTCTACGGCGGCACGCGCCGCCTCTTCGAGCGCGTGCGCAGGAAGTCGGCCGGCCTCGACATCACCTATGTGGATCTCGGGAACCCGGATGCCGTGAAGGCGGCCCTGCGCCCCAACACCAAGCTCGTCTGGGTCGAGACGCCCACCAACCCGCTCCTGAAGCTCGCCGACCTCGAGGCGATCGCGGCCGCCGCCCGCGGCCACGGCACCTGGCTCGTGGCCGACAACACCTTCGCGAGCCCGTGGGTGCAGCGCCCGCTGGAATTCGGCTTCGACATCGTGGTGCATTCCACCACGAAATACCTCAACGGCCATTCCGACATGGTCGGGGGCGTGGTGATCGTCGGCCAGAACCCGGATATCCGCGAGAAGATCGCCTTCCTGCAGAATGCCGTCGGGTCCGTGTCCGGCCCCTTCGACAGCTTCCTGGCCCTGCGCGGCCTCAAGACCCTGTCGCTGCGCATGGAGCGGCACTGCACCTCGGCGCTTAGGATCGCCCAGTTCCTGGAAAGCCATCACGGCGTGGACGGGGTGATCTATCCGGGCCTCGCCTCGCACCCGCAGCACGAGCTCGCCAAGCGCCAGATGCGCGGCTTCGGCGGCATCATCACGGCCCGCATCGCGGGCGGTCTCGAGGGCGCGACGCGCTTCCTGGAGCGCTGCCAGCTCTTCACGCTGGCGGAGAGCCTCGGGGGCGTCGAGAGCCTGATCGAGCATCCGGCGATCATGACCCATGCCTCGGTACCGGCGGAGGTGCGCGCCGAGCTCGGCATCGACGACGGGCTCGTGCGCCTGTCGGTCGGCATCGAGGATGCGGACGACCTGATCGAGGATCTGCGATCGGCCCTGTCGTAA
- a CDS encoding formimidoylglutamate deiminase, which produces MRRLILDHALLPEGWAQQVGVDIDGGTITAVRPHDTPEGRERVAGITLPGLPNLHSHTFQRGMAGLAETRGPEGDSFWTWRQVMYRFLGSLTPDDVEAIAAFAMMEMLEGGFTALAEFHYLHHDVDGRAYADSAELSGRIAAAVQETGMGLTLLPVFYAQGGFGAAAPGDGQRRFINDPESYARLLEGARRAVADLDDAVVGVAPHSLRAVTPESLRAVVALSGEGPVHIHISEQVKEVEDCLAWSGQRPVAWLLDHAPVDRRWCLIHATHLDSREVEGIARSNAVAGLCPITEANLGDGIFEGVDFLMAGGRFGVGSDSNVEISAPGELKQFEYSQRLKHRARNVLAEHEGQSTGRSLYDAALAGGAQVLGRRIGAIAAGHRADLVVLGADHPDLAAVSGDRWIDSYVFVAGKAAVDTVVVAGRDVVRNGRHVNRGAILARYARAMARILA; this is translated from the coding sequence ATGCGCAGGCTCATTCTCGATCACGCCCTGCTGCCGGAAGGCTGGGCGCAGCAGGTGGGGGTCGATATCGACGGCGGGACGATCACGGCCGTTCGGCCGCATGATACGCCCGAAGGTCGCGAGCGCGTTGCCGGAATCACGCTGCCCGGCTTGCCGAACCTGCACTCCCATACGTTCCAGCGCGGCATGGCAGGACTTGCCGAAACCCGGGGACCGGAAGGGGACAGCTTCTGGACTTGGCGGCAGGTGATGTACCGGTTCCTCGGCTCCCTGACGCCCGACGACGTCGAGGCCATCGCGGCCTTCGCCATGATGGAGATGCTGGAGGGCGGCTTCACGGCCCTCGCCGAGTTCCATTACCTGCACCATGATGTGGACGGACGCGCCTATGCCGATAGCGCGGAACTCTCCGGCCGCATTGCGGCGGCCGTTCAGGAGACCGGCATGGGTCTGACGCTGCTGCCCGTGTTCTATGCCCAGGGAGGCTTCGGCGCAGCCGCGCCCGGCGACGGCCAGCGGCGCTTCATCAACGATCCGGAGAGCTATGCCCGTCTGCTCGAGGGCGCGCGCCGAGCCGTCGCTGATCTCGACGATGCGGTGGTCGGCGTCGCGCCGCACAGCCTGCGCGCCGTCACCCCGGAGAGCCTGCGCGCAGTCGTTGCGCTATCTGGCGAGGGGCCGGTCCACATCCACATCTCCGAGCAGGTCAAGGAGGTCGAGGATTGCCTTGCCTGGTCGGGGCAGCGCCCCGTCGCATGGCTGCTCGACCATGCGCCTGTGGATCGTCGCTGGTGCCTCATCCACGCAACCCATCTTGATTCGCGGGAGGTCGAAGGGATCGCCAGGAGCAACGCGGTGGCGGGCCTGTGCCCGATCACCGAGGCCAATCTCGGCGACGGCATCTTCGAGGGTGTCGATTTCCTCATGGCCGGGGGCCGGTTCGGCGTGGGGTCCGACTCGAACGTCGAGATCTCCGCCCCCGGAGAACTCAAGCAGTTCGAGTACAGCCAGCGCCTGAAGCACCGCGCCCGCAACGTCCTGGCCGAGCACGAGGGCCAATCGACCGGCCGCAGCCTCTATGATGCGGCGCTGGCGGGTGGTGCCCAGGTTCTCGGCCGCCGCATCGGGGCGATCGCAGCTGGGCACCGCGCCGATCTCGTGGTGCTGGGTGCCGACCATCCGGATCTCGCCGCCGTCTCAGGCGATCGCTGGATCGATTCTTACGTGTTCGTGGCAGGCAAGGCGGCCGTCGATACCGTGGTGGTCGCGGGCCGGGACGTGGTCAGGAACGGCCGGCACGTGAATCGCGGGGCAATCCTCGCCCGCTATGCGCGCGCCATGGCGCGAATTCTGGCATGA
- a CDS encoding calcium-binding protein: MAKIKAAIVAANKEYQTTGVQVKVQLSEGKWVVTGDQNNASRGAIELLSGVELTGSGNRGTIIQLEDNFNSRINGIVRTALTDVENVKISNLIIDGNRDKQALGSHQAGFICGAKDDPDDVGPARIQKDITIDGVEVRNCTAYGFNPHEKTYNMVIRNSVAHHNGLDGFVADAVIGGVYENNKSYANDRHGFNIQNETLNLVLKNNEAYGNGFRYMYNGEFSGGAGITIQRGDIPPKGSTTIPWVSGVQIIGGSYYANGKEGILVKLSDHVTIDGATIFGNMRQGVKVEGATYTTLKNSTIYNNAQDTSDAYDEVNIRFRPDFEDGRGQALPKTYYATDTQVLDNIIYSDGAIRARYGIREEPKNDDGNPATITFISGNDVEGAFSGRISAPGYQDVWIGTDGNDTISGGPNGEELRGLGGNDTYIVNHSKDIVIEEADGGIDHVQSTTNFTLKANVENLTIIGDKVSSTTGKGMNGTGNELANKLTGNHLSNELEGLDGDDTLDGGAGADKLTGGNGNDIYYVDSADDIIIEKANNVGGISLGGIDTVYSTVSYTLSAQVENLILQGSGNINGTGNSSKNVITGNSGNNILDGKGGEDLMTGGAGNDTYYVYNSKAVVAEYAGGGTDTIYTTVSYTLSQYVENLVLQGDVIEGVGNELGNFILGNDAANKLYGHDGDDTLQGGLGNDTLDGGAGTDTAIYSGVGADYTFAQTNVGLTVTNKNGEVDTLKGVEILQFSDGRLNNGVWEANPVAPTNPGTPATPSNPGTPGTPSGPIVSEVPTEFRNGNSKGNTLIGNDNINVMKGLGGNDVIKGRGGDDKLYGGVGSDKVYGESGDDYVYGDSGNDRVYGGAGDDRVYGGSGNDRVYGDSGNDHVYGGGGNDTVYGGAGDDVIDGDSGNDILYGNAGSDAFVFADKIGSASTNRKVNFDTIKDFNVKYDSLWLDNAVFKKLGSGTLSNPTQLNKEFFVAGTKAKEKDDYLIYNKKTGILSYDADGSGSEAAVEIAQLSKNLKLTYQDFFVV; the protein is encoded by the coding sequence GTGGCCAAGATCAAAGCGGCCATCGTGGCGGCAAACAAGGAGTATCAAACGACCGGAGTTCAGGTGAAGGTCCAACTCAGCGAGGGCAAGTGGGTTGTTACGGGCGATCAGAACAACGCGTCACGTGGAGCAATCGAGCTTCTCTCAGGTGTTGAGCTGACCGGCTCTGGCAACCGCGGTACGATCATTCAGCTGGAAGACAACTTCAATTCCCGGATCAACGGAATCGTAAGGACAGCATTGACGGATGTCGAGAACGTTAAGATCTCGAATCTTATCATCGACGGCAATCGCGACAAGCAGGCCCTCGGCAGCCATCAGGCAGGCTTCATCTGCGGAGCCAAGGACGATCCAGATGATGTTGGTCCAGCGCGCATTCAGAAGGATATCACCATCGACGGCGTGGAGGTACGAAACTGCACGGCCTACGGTTTCAACCCGCACGAAAAGACCTACAACATGGTCATCCGGAACTCCGTCGCCCACCACAACGGGCTCGATGGATTCGTGGCAGACGCTGTTATTGGGGGCGTCTATGAGAACAACAAGTCTTATGCAAATGACAGGCACGGTTTCAACATCCAGAACGAAACCCTGAACCTTGTCCTGAAGAACAATGAAGCCTACGGAAACGGCTTCCGCTACATGTATAATGGTGAGTTCTCCGGAGGTGCTGGGATCACGATTCAGCGCGGCGATATCCCACCCAAGGGATCGACGACGATTCCATGGGTGTCCGGCGTCCAGATCATCGGCGGCTCTTACTACGCCAACGGCAAGGAAGGCATTCTGGTCAAACTGTCGGACCACGTGACAATCGATGGAGCGACTATCTTCGGCAACATGCGCCAGGGTGTCAAGGTCGAGGGCGCAACCTATACGACACTGAAAAACAGCACGATCTACAACAACGCACAGGATACCAGCGACGCCTACGATGAGGTGAACATCCGCTTTCGCCCGGACTTCGAGGATGGCCGTGGCCAGGCACTGCCAAAAACGTACTATGCAACGGACACTCAGGTCCTAGATAACATCATCTACTCAGACGGTGCTATTAGAGCTCGATACGGCATTCGAGAAGAACCCAAGAACGATGATGGCAATCCGGCTACCATAACGTTCATCAGCGGCAACGACGTGGAAGGCGCGTTCTCAGGGCGAATTTCGGCCCCCGGCTACCAAGATGTCTGGATCGGGACAGACGGCAATGACACCATCAGCGGCGGCCCGAATGGCGAGGAACTGCGCGGTCTTGGCGGGAACGATACTTACATCGTGAATCACTCGAAAGATATCGTAATCGAGGAGGCCGACGGAGGAATCGATCATGTGCAGTCGACGACGAACTTCACTCTGAAAGCCAACGTTGAGAACCTCACGATCATCGGAGACAAAGTTTCTTCTACCACCGGAAAAGGCATGAATGGCACCGGAAATGAACTCGCCAACAAGTTGACGGGCAATCATCTCTCCAACGAGCTCGAAGGGCTGGACGGCGACGATACCCTGGACGGCGGAGCCGGCGCTGACAAGCTCACGGGCGGCAACGGCAATGACATTTACTACGTAGACTCTGCCGATGACATCATTATCGAGAAAGCAAACAACGTCGGTGGCATTTCCCTAGGTGGGATTGATACGGTTTACAGCACTGTGAGCTATACACTCTCCGCTCAGGTCGAGAACTTGATCCTCCAGGGATCGGGCAATATCAACGGCACTGGAAACTCGTCGAAGAACGTCATCACAGGTAATTCCGGCAACAACATTCTGGACGGCAAGGGCGGCGAGGACCTGATGACGGGGGGAGCCGGCAATGACACCTATTACGTCTATAACTCAAAGGCTGTTGTCGCAGAGTACGCTGGTGGAGGAACCGACACGATCTATACGACGGTCAGCTACACACTGAGTCAATATGTCGAGAATCTGGTCCTTCAGGGGGATGTCATCGAAGGGGTAGGCAACGAACTCGGCAACTTCATACTCGGAAACGATGCTGCCAATAAGCTCTATGGTCATGACGGCGACGATACACTGCAAGGTGGTCTCGGCAACGACACCTTGGATGGCGGAGCTGGTACCGATACGGCCATCTATTCAGGCGTCGGGGCTGACTACACGTTCGCTCAAACCAATGTAGGCCTCACCGTAACGAATAAGAACGGAGAGGTCGACACGCTCAAAGGAGTTGAAATCCTGCAGTTCTCCGATGGCCGCCTGAACAACGGCGTGTGGGAGGCCAACCCCGTAGCTCCAACCAATCCTGGCACCCCTGCCACGCCAAGCAACCCCGGAACGCCCGGCACTCCGAGCGGTCCGATCGTTTCCGAGGTTCCGACTGAGTTCCGCAACGGCAACTCGAAGGGGAACACCCTCATCGGCAATGACAACATCAACGTCATGAAGGGCCTCGGCGGCAACGACGTGATTAAGGGGCGTGGCGGCGACGACAAGCTCTATGGCGGTGTCGGGAGCGACAAGGTCTACGGCGAGAGCGGCGACGATTACGTCTACGGCGACAGCGGCAACGACCGGGTTTATGGCGGCGCCGGCGACGACCGGGTCTATGGCGGCTCCGGCAACGACCGGGTCTATGGTGACAGCGGCAACGACCATGTCTATGGCGGCGGCGGCAACGACACGGTCTATGGCGGCGCCGGAGACGACGTGATCGACGGCGACAGCGGCAACGACATCCTCTACGGCAATGCCGGCAGCGACGCCTTCGTGTTCGCGGACAAGATCGGCAGCGCCAGCACCAACCGCAAGGTGAACTTCGACACGATCAAGGACTTCAACGTCAAGTACGACAGCCTCTGGCTCGACAACGCGGTGTTCAAGAAGCTCGGGAGCGGCACGTTGTCGAACCCGACGCAGCTGAACAAGGAGTTCTTCGTCGCCGGCACCAAGGCCAAGGAGAAGGACGACTACCTGATCTACAACAAGAAGACGGGAATCCTCAGCTACGATGCCGACGGGTCGGGCTCCGAGGCGGCGGTGGAGATCGCGCAGCTCTCGAAGAACCTCAAGCTGACCTACCAGGACTTCTTCGTCGTTTGA
- the hutC gene encoding histidine utilization repressor: MKHLHQRIRDDIEAKIMSGEWPPGHRIPFEHELMAEYGCSRMTVNKVLSTLAANGLITRRRRAGTVVAEPSSQQAVLQIQDFALEAARAGIDYEFKILHRAIEPIDAAAAQRTGQPAGTKMLCLSTLHVMDDVPQAFEQRLIHLATVPEADEETFKDDPPGTWLLRRVPWTDAEHIVRAVSADSAMAKRLQIQTGTACLVLERRTWQAGAFVTEARITYPGDRHQLVGRFSPVA; this comes from the coding sequence ATGAAGCATCTGCACCAGCGCATCCGTGACGACATCGAAGCCAAGATCATGTCCGGCGAATGGCCGCCGGGCCACCGCATTCCCTTCGAGCACGAGCTGATGGCCGAATATGGCTGCTCGCGCATGACCGTGAACAAGGTGCTCTCCACGCTCGCGGCCAACGGCCTCATCACGCGCCGGCGCCGCGCCGGCACGGTGGTGGCGGAGCCGAGCAGCCAGCAGGCCGTGCTACAGATCCAGGACTTCGCCCTCGAGGCGGCCAGGGCCGGAATCGACTACGAGTTCAAGATCCTGCATCGCGCCATCGAGCCCATCGATGCCGCGGCCGCGCAGCGCACGGGCCAGCCGGCGGGCACGAAGATGCTCTGCCTGTCCACGCTTCATGTCATGGACGACGTGCCGCAGGCCTTCGAGCAGCGCCTGATCCATCTCGCCACCGTGCCCGAAGCCGACGAGGAGACGTTCAAGGACGATCCGCCGGGCACCTGGCTGTTGCGGCGCGTGCCGTGGACGGATGCGGAGCATATCGTGCGCGCCGTCAGCGCCGATAGCGCGATGGCGAAGCGGCTGCAGATTCAGACGGGAACCGCCTGCCTGGTGCTGGAGCGCCGGACCTGGCAGGCCGGCGCCTTCGTGACCGAGGCGCGCATCACCTATCCGGGTGACCGGCATCAGCTCGTGGGACGGTTCTCGCCGGTTGCTTGA
- a CDS encoding pyridoxal-phosphate dependent enzyme: MVAHGALDLIGKTPLVEVTRLDTGPCKLFLKLESANPSGSIKDRPARAMIEAAEADGRLKPGGTIVEATAGNTGVGLALVGASKGYRTLLVVPDKMSREKVLHAKALGAEVVITRSDVGKGHPDYYQDLAQAITDKTPGAVYINQFENPANPAAHEASTGPEILDGMGGDVDAVVVGVGSGGTLSGVGRYLKKASPKTAMVLADPAGSILAPLVETGRMTEAGSWAVEGIGEDFVPPNCDLSLVKKAYSIGDKESFSAARELLRQEGILAGSSSGTLLAAALRYCREQTEPKRVVTLVCDTGAKYLSKVFNDAFIAQEGWLDRRTTGTARDVVINPFGEGATIFVSPAETLRSAFARMRSSDVSQLPVIDDGRVVGLIDESDILDALVAHEGAPQNVFDKPVRDVMVTRLQTMSADAPVRELLPLFAAGLVPVIMDGDSFVGLATRIDLINYFRIHRS; the protein is encoded by the coding sequence ATGGTCGCTCACGGAGCCCTGGACCTGATCGGCAAGACCCCCCTGGTCGAGGTCACGAGACTGGATACCGGTCCCTGCAAGCTCTTCCTCAAGCTCGAGAGCGCCAACCCGAGCGGCTCCATCAAGGACCGTCCGGCCCGGGCCATGATCGAGGCTGCGGAAGCCGACGGACGTCTGAAACCAGGCGGCACCATCGTCGAGGCGACGGCCGGCAACACCGGTGTCGGCCTGGCGCTGGTGGGCGCGAGCAAGGGCTATCGCACCCTCCTCGTGGTGCCGGACAAGATGAGCCGTGAGAAGGTCCTGCACGCCAAGGCCCTGGGTGCCGAGGTGGTGATCACCCGCTCGGACGTGGGCAAGGGCCACCCGGACTACTACCAGGACCTCGCCCAGGCGATCACCGACAAGACCCCGGGGGCCGTCTACATCAACCAGTTCGAGAACCCGGCGAACCCGGCCGCCCACGAGGCGAGCACCGGCCCCGAGATCCTCGACGGGATGGGCGGCGACGTGGACGCCGTGGTGGTCGGCGTCGGGTCCGGCGGCACCCTGTCGGGCGTCGGGCGCTATCTGAAGAAGGCCTCGCCCAAGACCGCCATGGTGCTGGCCGATCCCGCCGGCTCGATCCTCGCCCCGCTGGTCGAGACGGGACGGATGACCGAGGCCGGCTCCTGGGCTGTCGAGGGCATCGGCGAGGATTTCGTGCCGCCGAACTGCGATCTCTCCTTGGTCAAGAAGGCGTATTCCATCGGGGACAAGGAGAGCTTCTCGGCAGCGCGCGAGCTGCTGCGCCAGGAAGGCATTCTGGCAGGCTCCTCGTCCGGTACGCTGCTCGCGGCGGCGTTACGCTATTGCCGAGAGCAGACGGAGCCCAAGCGCGTCGTCACGCTGGTATGCGACACGGGCGCCAAATACCTGTCGAAGGTGTTCAACGATGCCTTCATCGCCCAGGAGGGCTGGCTCGACCGCCGCACCACCGGCACCGCGCGCGACGTGGTGATCAACCCGTTCGGCGAGGGCGCCACCATCTTCGTCTCGCCGGCCGAGACCTTGCGCTCAGCCTTTGCCCGCATGCGCTCCTCCGACGTCTCGCAGCTCCCGGTAATCGACGACGGCCGCGTGGTCGGGCTGATCGACGAGAGCGACATCCTGGACGCGCTCGTCGCCCACGAGGGTGCGCCACAGAACGTCTTCGACAAACCGGTACGCGACGTGATGGTCACGCGCCTGCAGACGATGTCCGCCGATGCTCCGGTCAGGGAGCTTCTGCCGCTCTTCGCCGCCGGCCTCGTGCCGGTGATCATGGACGGCGATTCCTTCGTCGGCCTCGCCACCCGCATCGACCTCATCAACTACTTCCGGATCCATCGCTCATGA
- the galE gene encoding UDP-glucose 4-epimerase GalE — protein MNVLVTGGAGYIGGHMVLALLDAGHNPIVFDNLSTGFRWSVPEGVPLVVGDVGDYEVVLRTLQQHRIDAIAHFAAKLIVPESVSDPLGYYLNNTVKSRSLMAAAVAAGVEKFVFSSTAAVYGDTSDKPIDEDAPLGPLSPYGSSKRLTEIMLHDVAAAHDMRYVALRYFNVAGADPLMRHGQSTANATHLIKVAVQTALGMRSHMEIFGTDYPTPDGTCIRDYIHVSDLIAAHVQALTHLDQGGESLVMNCGYGHGFSVSDVIETVRKVSGKPVEARIGPRRAGDPSTIVADSTRIRAKLGWEPRLDDLATIVEHSLKWETMLRERNLKL, from the coding sequence ATGAACGTTCTCGTGACAGGCGGGGCAGGGTACATCGGCGGCCACATGGTTCTGGCGCTGCTCGATGCCGGGCATAACCCGATCGTCTTCGACAACCTCTCGACCGGCTTCCGCTGGTCGGTTCCGGAGGGCGTACCCCTCGTTGTCGGCGACGTGGGCGATTACGAGGTCGTTCTCCGCACGCTGCAGCAGCACCGAATTGACGCCATCGCGCATTTCGCCGCCAAGCTCATCGTGCCGGAATCCGTCTCCGACCCGCTCGGCTACTATCTGAACAACACGGTCAAGAGCCGCTCCCTCATGGCGGCCGCAGTGGCCGCAGGCGTCGAGAAATTCGTGTTCTCGTCGACGGCGGCCGTCTACGGCGACACCTCCGACAAGCCGATCGACGAGGATGCGCCCCTGGGGCCCCTGTCGCCCTATGGCAGTTCGAAGCGGCTGACGGAAATCATGCTGCACGACGTCGCGGCCGCTCACGACATGCGCTACGTGGCCCTTCGCTATTTCAACGTGGCAGGCGCCGATCCGCTGATGCGCCACGGCCAGTCGACCGCGAACGCCACCCACCTGATCAAGGTGGCGGTGCAGACGGCGCTCGGCATGCGGTCCCACATGGAGATCTTCGGCACGGATTATCCGACGCCGGACGGCACCTGCATCCGCGACTACATCCATGTGAGCGATCTGATCGCGGCCCATGTGCAGGCGCTGACCCATCTCGACCAGGGCGGCGAGAGCCTCGTCATGAATTGCGGCTACGGGCACGGCTTTTCCGTCTCGGATGTCATCGAGACGGTGCGCAAGGTCTCCGGGAAACCCGTCGAGGCCCGGATCGGGCCGCGTCGGGCGGGCGACCCGTCGACGATCGTGGCGGACTCGACCCGGATCCGGGCCAAGCTGGGATGGGAGCCCCGCCTCGACGATCTCGCCACCATCGTGGAGCATTCCCTGAAATGGGAGACCATGCTTCGCGAGCGGAACCTCAAGCTCTGA